From Hoeflea sp. 108:
TAGCTCATGGCTGCGCCTCGAAATCAGGACTTAAGTGGTCGTAAGATGACGGAAGCTGCGGCAAAGACCTTGACGCGGATCAACTTTCAATCCGTGTTCAATACGGATTGTCTGGCGCGACAGTGTCCTTTGTTACAACCACGATAGCCGCAGCGTCTTCGATGCGTCCGATTGCGCCAGGCCTGCCCGTCGCGCGGGCGAATTCCATCGCCGCCAGCATGCCGATGGCGGTAATGGCCCAGCCAATCACAATGGCAAGAGGACCTGCGCCAGCGGTCCTGTTTTGCGGCAGGCTGAACACCCTGGATCCGACCATCGAACCGATGACAAGGGCCGTCGACGGGCCCAGGCGCAGCTTGGTCCCGTTTGCTGTCGCGGCGGCGGAGTTAGGTGCGGAAGAGATGTCTGTGGCAGCCATGGTGCGTCTCCCAAAATGCAGACCAATTGCTGGCAGAGCGCGCTGCAATTGGCCGTTCGGCTTTGACGCGCATCAAATCGCTGGAGAGCAGTGTTTTGGTTTGAGGTCGGAGCGAGCGCGGATTCAAATTGACGTGGATCAAGGCGCTTGCGCAGCGCTCCGATAGTCAAACTGAAGGTAGCGTCCTCTCTGACGATCTTGTCGCAATGTGACTCGAACGTAGGCGGGACGCGGCTGCCGTCTGCAGTCGGAATGGCGACGGCAGACTCGTACCTGTTGTCGTGCAAAGCGATCGAGGGAACATGCCCGTCAACGAACCCTTGCTCAGAAAGATCATACTGGCGATCGCCGTCTTAGGGCTCGCCGCTGGGTTTGCGACACATTTTCAGCTCGGCATGGAAAATCTGGCTGACAGCATTTGGGCCTTCGCAAGCGCTCCGGTGATCGCCGCCCTCGCACTCTCCATTGTCCGAGATCTGTGGGCTGGTCGTTTTGGTGTCGATGCCATTGCTCTTGTGTCAATGAGTGTGGCGCTTTGGCTCGGTGAGGACTTGGCAGCCATAGTTGTCGCGATCATGTACATGGGGGGCAATGTCCTTGAGGACTATGCTCGTGGTCGTGCCCAAAGTGATCTGAAGGCCTTGACTGACCGGTCACCGAGGATTGCTCATCGCCGCCGCGGCGAGGTCCTCGAGAGCATATCAATCGGGAGCGTTTCGGTTGGAGACGAATTGATGGTTCGGGCCGGCGAGGTGCTGCCCGTCGATGGCGTGCTGCTCGATGATGACACCAGGATCGATGAGTCCGCCATCACCGGGGAGCCGTTCTTAAGAGCATGCAAGCAGGGAGATGCAGTCCGCAGCGGCACGGTGAACGCAGGAGAAATGTTTCACATGCGCGCCACTGCCGTCGCGGCAGAAAGCACCTATGCCGGCATCGTCAGAATGGTCGAGGCGGCTCAGACTGCCAAAGCGCCATTCATCCGTCTGGCCGACCGATTTGCGTTGGTGTTGTTGCCCCTCACGCTGATCGTGGCAGCTGCCGCATGGCATGTTTCAGGTGACCCAGTGCGAGCGCTCGCCGTGCTGGTCGTGGCAACACCGTGTCCGCTCATTCTCGCGGCGCCGATCGCTTTCATAGCCGGAGTCTCCCGCGCGGCACGCCAGGGTGTTCTGATGAAGGGCAGCACGGCTTTGGAAGCACTCGCCAAAGTGAGGACCGCCATCTTCGACAAGACAGGCACACTCACCCATGGCGGCGCTCAACTGATCGAGATGCAAATTGCCCCGGGAAGAGACGAAGATGAACTTCTACGTTTGCTGGGTTCCCTAGAACAGGCATCTCACCACGTTCTCGCCTCAGCGGTCGTTGCCCTCGCCAGAAACAGGGGGCTCACCTTGACGCGCCCTGATGGCGTTTGTGAGCATAGAGGATCGGGGTTGATCGGAACCATTTCAGGAACCAGAGTCTCCGCTGGTTCCCGGTCCCTAATCTTGGCGGCTTCAGCGCCCCCCGCTTGGGCGGAACGGGTGGTGTCCCGATATCAGGGGCATCCGGTTCTTGTTGTGTACATGGCTGTCGAGGGCCGTCTTGCAGCGGTCTTGGTTCTTGGCGACAGCCTTCGGGCGGATGCTGTTTCGGCGGTGACCCGGCTTCGGAATGCCGGCGTGCGGCGCAGCATAATGCTGACAGGCGATGATGCAGATGCCGCCAATCGGATAGCGGCCACTCTCCCGCTGGACCTCGTCGTTGCGGACGCGTCACCCGCTGACAAGGTGGCTGTTGTGAATGCCGAGAGCAGCAAGGCAGCTACCATGATGGTCGGCGACGGCATCAACGATGCTCCAGCACTAGCGATGGCCACAGTGGGTGTTGCGATGGGGGCTCGCGGAGCAACAGCCTCTTCCGAGGCTGCAGATGTGGTCGTCCTGACAGACAGCTTAGGGGCTGTGGCGACGGCGGTTGAAATCGCGAGCCGGACTACCATGATCGCAAGACAAAGCATCGTGGCTGGCATCGGGCTATCTGCATTGGCGATGATCGCCGCCGCCTTTGGCTTTCTATCGCCTGTCTCTGGGGCGCTTCTTCAGGAGGCGATAGACGTTGCGGTCATTCTCAATGCTTTGCGGGCCCTCGGTGACCATGGGAAACGCAAAGTGGGATACCAATGACGAGCCGCTTCTACTGCAGGTGACCAATGGGTGCCATAGCACGCCTCGGACTTGCGCTGGCGATCGGGCTCCTGGTTGGTTTCAAGCGTGGGTGGCAAGAACGGAACGAGCTCGATCGTTTGCTGGAGGCATGCTTCTGGCGACGCTCATAGCCATGGCGCTGGGCGCGGCTGTCTTCGTCCTTACGGGTGCATGTCCTGGTCATCGTCAATTTGACGCGGATCAATGCCGTCCTGCGCGATCGAGCGCTATGTCAGGGCAAATAGAGGATTGCGCTATGACTTCGTTGGCAGATTTGACACCTGGCTTTCGGAACGTGCGGTTGCTTCTGGCCCGCGAAAAGGGACATCCCATCGGGGATCGAGAGGTAGGATACGATTTGCTTGTCCCGCTCGATGCTGAAGGTCGGCTTGATGCTGCCGACTGGAAGACGCACCAGGCGTTCTGCCGCGTCCGAAAGTTCGGCGACGGGAGCGAAGACCGCATTGGATTGCTGAGGCGAAAGCCGGGCGGGCAGTGGTATTTCGACTATTCTGACGGAGACCGGGACGATGAGATTGGCTTTCGTCTGAACGACGAACGTTTCACCGTCGGCGAATACGTCTCGATCGGACGAAAACAAGCCATGCATACCTACCAGGTCGCCAGGGTCGAGCGGCCGTGACATCTCAGTTGGCCCTCCGGCTGTTCTGTTAGTGGTTCCCTCTGACATCTGGAGTACCCTCGAAGGGGCAAGCCGATGAATCCGCAGCGTGATCCCTATTGGTCGATGCCGTTAGCGGAGGTCATGACCGCGCTGGGCACGAACCCAGGCGGTTTGACCGCCGCACAAGCGAACCAAAGTCGTGCGCTTCACGGAATCAACGCCATTCAAGGTCGCTCGGGCGGAGAGGCGCTCCGCCTGGTGCTTCGGCAAGTCCGCAGTCCTTTGGTGCTCATACTCATGTTTGCCGCGGCCGTGTCGTCGCTGATGGGAGAGGCGCAGGAAGCGATTATTATCTGCCTGATATTGCTGGCGAGTTGCGGCCTGGGCTTCACGCAAGAGTACGGTGCGTCCAAGGCCGCATTGGCCCTGAAGCGTCAATTGCTTCGAAGAGTCAGGGCTTTGCGCAATGGTGTCGAGACCGACGTTGCCATAGATGAGGTTGTTCCCGGCGATCTTCTCAAGTTATCCGCTGGGGACATGATTGCTGCCGACGGCCTCATCGTCGATGCCCGCGACTTCAACGTCAGTGAGGCGGTCCTGACTGGCGAATCCTTTCCCGTCCTGAAAACCATGGGAGTGGTCGGGGCAGAAACGCCACTGGGGCAACGGACGAATTCTGTCTTCACAGGGACATCCGTCCGCAGCGGCACGGCCACCGTACTCGCCGTCGCAACAGGAAGCGCCACAGAGTTTGCAGCGATCGCCGATGCAGTCGAGAGGCGGGTAGAGGAAAGCGGCTTTGCCAAGGGTATCCGGCGATTCGGATACCTCATGACCGAGGTGATGCTGGCGATTGTGATCGTCGTATTTGTGGTCAACCTGTTGCTCCACAGGCCGTTGGCAGAATCGCTGCTCTTTTCTCTCGCACTGGCGGTCGGCCTTACTCCGGAACTGTTGCCTGCGATCATCAGCGTTACGCTCGCTCGTGGGGCCGCGGTCATGGCCAAGAATGGCGTGATCGTCCGACGGCTCGAGGCAATTGAGAACCTGGGCAGCATGGATGTCCTGTGTACGGACAAGACGGGGACATTAACCGAAGGAGCTATTCGGCTTGACCGATGGGTAGATTCGCGTGGGCGACCATCCGATCAGCTGCTTGCCTGGGCGAAACTGAACGCGTCGCTCCAGACTGGGATCAAGAATCCACTCGACGAAGCGATCGTCAATGTCGGCATCCCGGAGCAGCAGCCCCTGGGCGGGCAAGGGGTTAAGCTCGACGAGATTCCCTACGACTTCGCCCGCAAGCGCCTGTCCGTTATCGTCCGCAGAGTCGAAGGCGGCTCGCTGATGATCTGCAAGGGTGCGGTCCGGACGATGCTGGATGTGTGCGAGACTGAAACAGACGGACAAACGGCTGAAAAACTCTCCGATCAGCGTCGGGCCGATATCGATGACCAGGTTCGGTCGTGGAGCGAACAGGGCTTTCGCGTTATTGCCCTGGCTGTCCGTCAGTTTCTGAAGACTGAAGGTTTCACCCGCGGCGATGAAATGGACCTCACGCTCGCGGGCTTTCTGCTGTTTTTCGACCCTCCAAAGGAGAGCTCGGCTGACGCGCTGAAGGAACTCGCCAGGCGCGGCGTATCAGTTCGAATGATCAGTGGCGATGACCGACACGTTGCCAGGCATCTTGCCAAGGCTATAGGCCTAGCCCCCGACGCGATATTGACCGGCGACGAACTGGTTCACATGACGAAGGAAGCCCTGTTCGCGCGTGTCGAAGACATCGACATTTTTGCCGAGATCGACCCCAACCAGAAGGAACGGATCGTCGAAGCATTCAAGAGACGGGGCCGGATTGTCGGCTACCTAGGGGATGGCATCAACGACGCGCCGGCACTCCACCAGGCCGATGTCGGCATCTCGGTGGACCAAGCCGTCGATGTGGCGCGTGAGGCGGCCGATATCATTCTGCTCGAACGGGACCTTGGGATTCTCATGGTGGGAATCGACGATGGACGAAAGACCTTCGCCAACACGATGAAGTACATCGCCATCACGACTAGCTCGAACTTCGGCAACATGATCAGTATGGCCATTGCGTCGCTTTTCCTGCCCTTTCTTCCCCTCTTGGCGAAGCAGATACTGCTCAACAACTTTCTCTCCGACCTCCCGTCTTTGTCGATCGCAACTGACAATGTCGATATAGATGAAACCAGGCGACCGAGGAGATGGGACATCTCGTTCATTCGTCGCTTCATGATCCGTTTCGGTTTGGTCAGTTCCTTGTTCGACGCGGCAACGTTCGCCTTCCTATTGTTCGTGGTTCACGCCGGCGCTTCGGTGTTTCAGACTGGTTGGTTCACTGAATCGTTGCTTACCCAACTTGCCACCGTTCTGGTCATTCGGACCCACAAGCCTGCTTGGTCAAGCCGGCCCAGCCGGACGCTTGTGTCGCTTACGCTACTCGTTGGCACCGTTGCGGTTAGCCTGTCCTATTCGCCAGTGGCTGTCTGGTTTGGGTTCGTGCCGTTGTCGCTAACAACCATGGGAGGGCTGCTTTGCATCACACTCGCTTATGTGATGACGACGGAATGGTTGAAGGTCCGGTTCTTCGCGACTTCTGGAGTTTCTAACACTGGCCTCCACAGTCCAACGAAGCGTGCCCTTGTTGGCGGATTGGCGAGCAGGTCGCAGTGAACGGAGTTATCTCCATGACTCGACGCATCCTCATCATAATTGGTCACCCGGATCCTTCCCCCGATCGCTTTTGTCGCGTGCTTGCGAAAGCGTATGCTGCCGCGGCGGAGAGCGCGGGCCATCAGATCCGTCAGATCGATCTGGCGGTCACAGACTTCCCGCTGTTGAGGACCGCCGAAGAGTTCGAGCACGGTACTGTCCCTGAACCATTGCGAGCGGCTGCCGATGCGATCGTCTGGGCTGAACACCTGGTGTTCGTATTTCCCTTGTGGCTCGGCACCATGCCGGCGCTGCTCAAAGGATTCCTCGAACAGACGATGCGGCCAGGAGTGGCCTTCCAGTACCCGGAAAACAAGGGAATGCTGACAAAAGCCCTGCTGCGGGGCCGATCCGCCCGGATCGTGGTGACCATGGGAATGCCGTCGATCTTCTATCGGCTGTGGTTCCTCAACCACGGGATCGCCGGCATGCGCCGAGGGGTTCTGAATTTCGTGGGGATCAAGCCCGTTCATGAAACACTCCTCGGCCCCGTGGGTACCGGAGAAGCACGGCGATTGAAATGGATCTGCCAAATCGAACAGCTCGGCAGGCGCGCCCATTAACCCGCACTACGGTACCAGGACGGCCGCCCCGCTGACTCGGCCCGACCGAAGGTCGTCGAGCGCGTCGTTGGCTTTGTGAAGCAGGTAGGCGGTAGTGCGAGCCGTGACCTTCGCCTGCTTGGAAATGGCGAAGAATTCGTCGCCATCGCGGCGGGTGAGGTTCGCCACTGAAACGACTTCACGCTCGCCCCATAACAGTTCGTAGTGCATGGCCGGAATATCGCTCATATGAATGCCGCCGCAGACGACGCGCCCACCTTTCCGAACCAGTGCGAGCGCCGCTGGCACGAGCGAGCCGACCGGGGCGAAGATGATCGCCGCGTCGAGTTCTGCTGGAGGTTGATCTTCCGAACTACCCGCCCAAATACACCCAAGCTGGCGGGCCAATCCCTGGGCTGTCACGTCGCCCGGTTTGGTGAAGGCAAAGACTTGCCGCCCTTGCCAGACGGAGACTTGGGCAATGATGTGGGCTGCCGCGCCAAAGCCAAACAGTCCCAGCCGCTTGGCATCACCCGCCTTCTTCAAGCATCGCCATCCGATCAGTCCAGCGCATAGCAGGGGGGCCTGCGCCACCGGGTTGTCACGTGGATCGAGTTCAAAGGCATAGTCCACGCCGGCCAACACATGGGTCGCGAAGCCGCCGTCCGCTGTGTAGCCTGTGAATAAGGGTGAATTGCAGAGGTTCTCGCTGCCTGCCCTGCAATAGCGACAGTCGCCGCATGTTCGACCCAGCCACGGTACGCCGAACCTATGGCCGAGCAAGGAACTGTCGAGATCAGATCCGACTAGGTCAGCAATGCCGACAATCTCGTGCCCCGGAATCAACGGCAACTTCGGATTTGGAAGGTCTCCGTCCACAACATGAAGATCGGTTCGGCATACAGCGCAGGCTTCTACACGCAGGCGGATCTGCCTGGGTCCGGGGGAAGGATCCGCCCTCTCAACAAGCCGAAGCGGTTGGCGCACATGCTCAAGCAACATGGCCTTCATTGCTGCGGGCCCCCGATACGCCTTCAACTCACCGAAATTCGGTCGTCCACCTGGGTAACTCCGGGGATGGACCATGCTGCGCGTTCGGCCGCCATGCGCTCCGACCATGTGCGGACGTGGCCCTCCAGTCGGACGATTCCATCGGCCATCGAAACCTGGATCGCTTGGGCTTCGATTTCAGCACTGCGTACCAAGGCCGACTTGATCTTCTTGCGGACATCGGCCGATGTCAGGTGCGGCCTGATTTCAATGTTGTTGGAGATGCCGACCACGCCACCCAAGCGTTGCACCACGTCAGTTGCTGCGGTTTTCTGATACTGCCAAGTGACGCTGCCTGTGAGGGTCACCCAGCCGTGCTGGACCGTGATTTGGACCGCGTTCTCAGGAATTGTCGTATTCCATGCAAGGATAGTAACCGCTCGTCTCGCGATCTCGTCGTCAGCAGTGGCGTGGGCACCGAAAGGCCGGACTTCAATATCTTGAGCGATCCCCCTTACCCCCTTCACACGTCGAACAACTCCTTCTGCCGCAGCCTTCTGAGCATAGGTCGAAACATGCCCAGTCAGAGTGACGACACCGTGATCGACAGACACTCCGATATGGGCTGCATTGATGCTGGGTTCGAAATCCAATTCGTCGAGGACATCTTGTCTGAGGGCGATATCAGACATCGATCGAACTCCTTGTTGTCGCCGCAAACGCAGAAAGACCAGTCTCTGCCAGAGCCCCTCGGCTGCATTGATCCTTGTCAAATTTTGGCGAGCAACCATGTCACGAGTGCAACTCGTAGCCCTTCGCGATAGATGGATGTATAAGAAAACCAGGGTGAAGGACCGCTTTCCAGCGGGTCTGGGTGAGGCAACATCGGGAAGTGGTCATGGCCGAAGATGCCATTTCCAAACCGTTCCACAAAGTAAGGTTCCCTTTTATTTACTGTGGGGGAAAAGCATACCTTTTTGCCTGTTCAGTCGTGGCATTCGCGTTTTTGGCACGTATTCTTCTCCATGGCTTTCTGGCTGACAGCGCCACTTTCATACTCTTCGTCCCGGCAATCCTCATAGCTGCGATGACAGGCGGTGCGGGTCCTGGGCTGGTTTCAGTTGTCCTGTCCGTTATTGGCGCGTTCTACATTGGCGGGCTCAAGCTGGAGGGCAACACTGGTGTCGGTGCGCTGCTGGTTTTCACCCTCGTCGGCTTGGCTCTGGCGGCAATGGGGGAACTGTTGCATCGGGCCTGGAGTGTCAATGAAGAAACGAAGCATAGGCTCGTTGAGCGCGAAGCTCATCTCAAGTCGATATTGGACACTGTCCTCGACGCTTCGGTTGTCATCGAACGAGATGGAACCATCGTTTCCTTCAACACGGCAGCAGTCAGGCAGTTCGGCTACTTGGAAGAGGAAGTCAGGGGCCAAAATGTTCGAATCCTCATGCCGGAGCCATATCGAAGCGGTCACGATGGCTTCATCCGCAGGTACCTGACCACTGGCGAGAAGCGCATCATTGGGGTCGATCGCGTGGTGGTCGGCCGCAGGAAGGATGGTTCCACGTTTCCGATGACTCTGGCCGTGGGCGAGATGAAGTCCGGCGATAAGATCTATTTCACCGGGTTCATACGCGATTTGACCGAACGAGAAGAATCTGCAGCTCGGCTTCAGGAAATTCAAGGCGAGCTGGCGAGGCTCGCCCGCCTCAACGAACTGGGAGAAATGGCTTCAACGCTTGCGCACGAACTCAATCAGCCGCTGTCGACAATTGCAAACTACACGCAAGGGTCTCTTCGCATGCTGCGAGAACACCCAGATCAAGTAGCAGGCCAACTTCCAGAAGTTTTGCAAGAGATTGCGACGCAGTCACTCCGAGCAGGAGAGATTATCCGCCATCTTCGGGAATTCGTGATGCGCGGGGAGACCGAGAAAGCGCCCGAGGACATTCATAAGCTTGTCGAAGAGGCCGGTGCTTTGGCTCTGATGGGGTCAAGAGAACGAGGCGTTCGATCAGTTTTTGATTTCGGTCCCGGAACAGGGATGGTGATGGTCGACAGAGTCCAGATTCAACAAGTACTGACCAATCTCATGCGCAACGGCATCGAAGCCATGCGTGACAGCGATACGCGGCTTCTGACTGTGCGGACGGCCTCCGGAAAGCCAGGCGAAGTCGCCGTTGAAGTCTCCGACACCGGGCCTGGCATTTCCGACGAGGTTGCAGCGCGCCTGTTCCAGCCCTTCGTGACGACCAAGGCCAGCGGTATGGGCATTGGCCTCTCGATTGCCAAACGCATCGTGGAGGCACACGGGGGGGAGCTGAACATGCGGAAGAATGCCCATGGCGGGGTGACATTCCGTTTCACCTTGCCCGCTTTCGGACAGGAGACAGCCGATGGACAAGGGTGAGAGCGTCGTCCACGTCGTCGACGATGAGGAACCGGTGAGAAAGTCACTGGCGTTCCTGCTTACTATGTCCGGGTATACTGTGCGCCAGCATGAGTCTGCCGTAGCGTTCCTATCCGTGGCACCAACTATCCGTAATGGTTGTTTGGTGACTGACTTACGTATGCCCGATGTAGACGGGATCGAATTGCTGCAGCGGCTCCGCCAGCTATCCAGCACCATTCCCGCGATAGTGATTACGGGACATGGCGACGTTCCACTTGCCGTCGAAGCCATGAAAGCGGGAGCCTTCGATTTTATCGAAAAGCCGTTCAAGGACGATGTCTTGATCTCGGCTGTTGACCGGGCCATCGCTAGCATCGGAAGGCAGGCCGTTCACGAGGACATATCTGCCATTCGCGCTCGAGCGGCGTTGTTGAGCGATCGCGAGCGCGAGGTCTTCGTTGCGGTCGTGGCGGGACTTCCGAACAAAACCATCGCATACGATCTCGATATCAGTCCTCGAACCGTCGAGGTTCACCGGGCGAACGTAATGTCCAAGATGGAAGCGCGAAGCCTTCCCGAACTGGTGAGAATGGCCATCGAAGCGGGGCTTGGTGCCGGGCAACATTGACAGCCCCCAACCATCACGTGACTACGTATTCTCCCCTAGTGACATAACCGAATTTCTCTGCGGCGGCTCATGCGCGATGAATCTCCCGGTTACCGCGGGAGAGAGCAATGCATCCTCAGGGCAAGGTCGACAGTACCACGGGGTCTAATTGGGACACGCTATTGGGCCAGATGCCTCTGCCGGCATTCGGAGTTCCAATGCCCGCGTCATTCCATCCAGCAGGCTGCGAAATTTTCTCCCCAGGAAGCGACGCGAGCTGCTTCTATGTGGTGAAGTTCGGTTGCGTCCGAGTCTATAGGCTGCTGGCTGATGGCCGTAGGCAAATCTCTGCATTTCATCTGCCTGGCGAAGTGTTCGGATTCGAGGCGGATAGTCGCCATCATTTCTTCGCGGAGGCCGTCGGTGCCACCTCGACACTTTCCATGAGAGTGTCGGCAACCGCTGATTTGTCGGCAACACTTCTGCCTCTGGCGCTGCGCGGCCTGGTGCGCGCCCAGGAGCATCTCCTCGTTCTCGGCCGTCAGAATGCCCCTGAGCGAGTTGCCGCCTTTTTGCTGGACATGTTCGAGCGTCAGGGTGGGCTCGAACGCTTTGAACTGCCGATGTCACGGACAGACATTGCCGATTATCTAGGCCTGTCGCTTGAAACCGTGTCACGCGTTTTCACCAGACTGCGCGGACAAGGCATCATGCGGCTGGTGTCCTTGAGAACGGTTGAAATCGTCAAAATGCAGGCGCTATTGGTTATGTGCGAATAGATGGCTGGGCATTGTCCCAGTCACTGGCCCGAGCATCATTCCGCAGAGGCTGCGCTCGCAGTTGCTTGGCTCAGTAAATCCAACAATGGTCGCTGTCCGGCGACGAGCTTGTTGCTCGCGTCGTCCAACGAGAACCACTCAATTCGGTCCACCTCCGGGAAGAGCTTGTCTTGGCCGCTGTGGGGCGGCCACTCCATGGCAAACAGGTTGCTTTTGAAATCAGCCATATCGATGTCGGCTTCCACGGCAAAGGCGGTGACCAGCTTCCCACTATGCTGGCGGACGGTGCCGAGCGGAATGAGCTTGCCCGTCACTTCGATGCCTGTCTCTTCCTGGAACTCTCGCCTAGCCGCTGCCTCCGATTCCTCGTCGCCGGCATACTCGCCTTTGGGCATGGACCAGGCGCCAAGATCGCGTTTGCTCCAGAACGGCCCGCCCGGATGTGCAAGCAGGACTTCCACGAACCCTTGCGTTCGCCTGAACGCTAGTATGCCTGCGCTCTTCCTTGCCAACGCCCGCACCATCTCGGAATGAGACCAGAAGTTTCAGACCGAAATTGACCCCGGTCAAGGTTCGCAGCTGAAACTCGGGGAAACTTCAGTCTCGATCGGCGATCCACGCCATGTGAGCAACATTCGGGAGCGTCAAGAAATGGTGCCACGTCTGCGTTTCCATGGCGCTGCCCATGCAGTGACTGGCTCTTGTTACGAGCTTGAAGTCGGGGACCAGAGGATACTGATCGACTGTGGTCTCTTCCAAGGGTCGAAATCTGAACGGGAGCTCAATTACGGAGACTTTCCATTCGATCCGAGCAGGATTGACGCGGTCGTGCTGACCCATGCCCACATCGATCACAGTGGGTTGCTTCCCAAGCTGATGAAGCACGGGTTCTCCGGTCCCATACATGCCACTCGAGCCACGATCGATCTCTGCTCGGTCATGCTGCCCGATTGCGCTCACATCCAGGAAATGGAAGTTGAGCACCTCAATCGCCGCAACGCCCAACGGGGTCGTATGGCAGTAGAACCCATATACACGGCGGAAGACGCGGCAAAGTGCATGACGCTCTTCCATGCCAGGCAATATAGAGAATGGTTCGAAGTCGTAGCTGGTGTGCGGGTCAGGTTTTGGAACGCCGGGCATCTGTTGGGGTCCGCTTCAGTCGAAATTGAGATCAATTTTTCGGACAAGCCGCTCAGACTATTGTTTTCCGGAGATGTCGGTCCGGCTCACAAACTTCTGCAGCCGGATCCGGAAGCGCCGACGGATGTCGACTATCTGATTTGCGAATCGACCTATGGAGATCGGGAGCGAGGAGAAATCACCCCTCAGCGACGTAGGTCCCTGCTCTTGCAAGAGGTGCAAGGCGCGCTCGCGGCAAGTGGTCCGCTTATCATCCCATCGTTTGCCGTCGAACGAACGCAGGAGTTGCTTGTCGACCTGTTCTGGTTGATGCGCGAGGGGCAGATTCCCAAGGCCGATGTCTTCGTGGATTCGCCGCTAGCCACTCGCGCCAGCACAATCTTCGAGCGACATGCCGACGAAATCCAGGAAGGCGATGTGCTCAGGCAGGCCCTCAGTTCTCGCGAAATTCGCTTCACGGAAACAGTTGAGCAAAGCAAGGCGATCAATCGCCTCAGCGGGTTCTACGTCGTGATCGCAGCAAGCGGCATGTGCGATGCAGGTCGCATCCGACACCATCTGAAGGCGAATCTGTGGCGGAGGAACGCAACGGTGATGCTTGCCGGATTTCAGGCCCAGGGAACGCTGGGACGCATACTCCTCGACGGGGCCGAACGAGTACGAATTCAGGGAGAGGAGTTTCAAGTCAAGGCTCGGATCAGACTGCTCGACCTGTATTCGGGCCACGCCGATGCCAGCGAGCTCGAGGATTGGGTAAGGGCGCGACTGCCTATCCATGAAGGGGTATTCCTGACCCATGGCGAAGAAACTGGCCTGTCTGGACTGAAGGCACGCCTGGCGGCATTCGTCTCTCCGGAACGTATCATTGCACCACAACTTGACGAAGCCTTCGATCTCCGTAGGGCCGGCGCACAAAGGGTTGATTTCAACGAACCGAAGCGTCTGTTGCCGGGCAAGGTCGCCCGCCTTGATTGGCACAACGAGTTATCGGAATTGCTGCTTGATGTAAGCCAGGCCGTCAGTCAGCAGGCGGACGAACGTGGACGGTCTGCCGTCATTCGTCGGTTGCGCCGAGCCCTGACAACCGAACGATCGTGACGCATCGAGCTGGACGGCCTGGAACGCTCGGCTGTGGGACTAATTGGTTGGTCGAACTGACAGCCAAATCTTGGGCAGATGCTCCGGCCTGGCCATCGCAAGTCCGAGGGCCAGCGCCTCTTGCAGGTCAGTTGTGTATCGCGCGCTTCCTTCGAAGCCACCGAAATAATTGACCCGGATTACACTGCCTCGCTTGCTGATTGCTACGCCCACGGCACGCAGGCGTTCCTGCACTTCGCGATACTTCATTGGCTGTCCCCGTCCGAATGTCTCGGAGCCGCAGCAGCGGTTAACTTCAAATTTAGGAATTCATCAACGGCAACGCCTTGACTTGGGTCAACAGCGTGGGAAACCAAATGATCCGC
This genomic window contains:
- a CDS encoding BON domain-containing protein; this translates as MSDIALRQDVLDELDFEPSINAAHIGVSVDHGVVTLTGHVSTYAQKAAAEGVVRRVKGVRGIAQDIEVRPFGAHATADDEIARRAVTILAWNTTIPENAVQITVQHGWVTLTGSVTWQYQKTAATDVVQRLGGVVGISNNIEIRPHLTSADVRKKIKSALVRSAEIEAQAIQVSMADGIVRLEGHVRTWSERMAAERAAWSIPGVTQVDDRISVS
- a CDS encoding PAS domain S-box protein, encoding MAEDAISKPFHKVRFPFIYCGGKAYLFACSVVAFAFLARILLHGFLADSATFILFVPAILIAAMTGGAGPGLVSVVLSVIGAFYIGGLKLEGNTGVGALLVFTLVGLALAAMGELLHRAWSVNEETKHRLVEREAHLKSILDTVLDASVVIERDGTIVSFNTAAVRQFGYLEEEVRGQNVRILMPEPYRSGHDGFIRRYLTTGEKRIIGVDRVVVGRRKDGSTFPMTLAVGEMKSGDKIYFTGFIRDLTEREESAARLQEIQGELARLARLNELGEMASTLAHELNQPLSTIANYTQGSLRMLREHPDQVAGQLPEVLQEIATQSLRAGEIIRHLREFVMRGETEKAPEDIHKLVEEAGALALMGSRERGVRSVFDFGPGTGMVMVDRVQIQQVLTNLMRNGIEAMRDSDTRLLTVRTASGKPGEVAVEVSDTGPGISDEVAARLFQPFVTTKASGMGIGLSIAKRIVEAHGGELNMRKNAHGGVTFRFTLPAFGQETADGQG
- the fixJ gene encoding response regulator FixJ; its protein translation is MDKGESVVHVVDDEEPVRKSLAFLLTMSGYTVRQHESAVAFLSVAPTIRNGCLVTDLRMPDVDGIELLQRLRQLSSTIPAIVITGHGDVPLAVEAMKAGAFDFIEKPFKDDVLISAVDRAIASIGRQAVHEDISAIRARAALLSDREREVFVAVVAGLPNKTIAYDLDISPRTVEVHRANVMSKMEARSLPELVRMAIEAGLGAGQH
- a CDS encoding helix-turn-helix domain-containing protein → MPLPAFGVPMPASFHPAGCEIFSPGSDASCFYVVKFGCVRVYRLLADGRRQISAFHLPGEVFGFEADSRHHFFAEAVGATSTLSMRVSATADLSATLLPLALRGLVRAQEHLLVLGRQNAPERVAAFLLDMFERQGGLERFELPMSRTDIADYLGLSLETVSRVFTRLRGQGIMRLVSLRTVEIVKMQALLVMCE
- a CDS encoding NUDIX domain-containing protein, which gives rise to MARKSAGILAFRRTQGFVEVLLAHPGGPFWSKRDLGAWSMPKGEYAGDEESEAAARREFQEETGIEVTGKLIPLGTVRQHSGKLVTAFAVEADIDMADFKSNLFAMEWPPHSGQDKLFPEVDRIEWFSLDDASNKLVAGQRPLLDLLSQATASAASAE
- a CDS encoding MBL fold metallo-hydrolase, which gives rise to MVPRLRFHGAAHAVTGSCYELEVGDQRILIDCGLFQGSKSERELNYGDFPFDPSRIDAVVLTHAHIDHSGLLPKLMKHGFSGPIHATRATIDLCSVMLPDCAHIQEMEVEHLNRRNAQRGRMAVEPIYTAEDAAKCMTLFHARQYREWFEVVAGVRVRFWNAGHLLGSASVEIEINFSDKPLRLLFSGDVGPAHKLLQPDPEAPTDVDYLICESTYGDRERGEITPQRRRSLLLQEVQGALAASGPLIIPSFAVERTQELLVDLFWLMREGQIPKADVFVDSPLATRASTIFERHADEIQEGDVLRQALSSREIRFTETVEQSKAINRLSGFYVVIAASGMCDAGRIRHHLKANLWRRNATVMLAGFQAQGTLGRILLDGAERVRIQGEEFQVKARIRLLDLYSGHADASELEDWVRARLPIHEGVFLTHGEETGLSGLKARLAAFVSPERIIAPQLDEAFDLRRAGAQRVDFNEPKRLLPGKVARLDWHNELSELLLDVSQAVSQQADERGRSAVIRRLRRALTTERS